The following proteins are encoded in a genomic region of Nocardioides conyzicola:
- a CDS encoding serine/threonine-protein kinase — translation MKCTQPGCGGTITDGYCDVCGMAAAPAASAPAPPTDGTKCTQPGCSGSILDGYCDVCGSPATAAPSVAHEAQPLSGGDGSVATSASRVQSAAIGSRLAQSTGSTSTRRTRSGSERVRSARLGAGLTVVPPAPAVDASKAINPHPEVPEDKRTCSKCGHAIGRSIDGKPGRTEGFCPQCGQEFSFTPKLQPGDLVGGQYEVVGAIAHGGLGWIYLAKDRNVSNRWVVLKGLLNSGDPDALAAAIAEQQFLAQVEHPLIVEIYNFVTHEGAGYIVMEYVGGKSLKQILKQRMSANNGAYDALPVDQALAFILEVLPAFQYLHDLGLVYCDFKPDNLIQVGDAIKLIDLGGVRRIDDQDSAIYGTVGYQAPEVAEVGPSIASDIYTIGRTLVVLCMEFRGYQGTYLHALPPPESTPLFAQHDSLYHLIAKCCAPDPADRFASADELRGQLLGVLREVVAARTSGTALTSAASVLFEAPAASVSVLSWSELPALRADTTDAQHAWLSSVGSDDPAQRLKDLAAAPEASAEVLLARSHAALELKDPAAAHAYADELLGQDPWDWRALWIDGLAAMQEEDWAAAQSAFNAVYQQVPGELAPKLALAIACEKGGLPDVAEGLYLTCAATDATYVAPAAFGLSRVRARRKDTAGAVAALDQVPSTSRGYPESRQLRAEALLAGGGSDLAVLDQAMRSIESVPMDATTRQRYTVRILTQALEVVTSGNAAALGAASSRPAATVGSHTATEDGLRDGLEKAYRALARDAPLRSDRVELVNQANAVRSWTLT, via the coding sequence ATGAAGTGCACCCAGCCCGGCTGTGGCGGCACCATCACCGACGGCTACTGCGACGTGTGCGGCATGGCCGCCGCGCCGGCGGCCAGCGCGCCCGCACCCCCGACCGACGGCACGAAGTGCACGCAGCCCGGCTGCAGCGGGTCGATCCTCGACGGCTACTGCGACGTGTGCGGGTCGCCCGCGACCGCCGCGCCCTCGGTCGCCCACGAGGCGCAGCCGCTCTCGGGCGGCGACGGCTCCGTCGCCACGTCCGCCAGCCGGGTGCAGTCCGCCGCGATCGGCTCCCGGCTCGCCCAGTCGACCGGCTCGACCTCGACCCGGCGTACCCGGTCCGGCTCCGAGCGGGTCCGCTCCGCGCGGCTCGGCGCCGGGCTCACCGTCGTACCTCCCGCTCCCGCCGTGGACGCCAGCAAAGCGATCAACCCCCACCCGGAGGTCCCCGAGGACAAGCGGACCTGCTCCAAGTGCGGCCACGCGATCGGCCGCAGCATCGACGGCAAGCCGGGACGCACGGAGGGCTTCTGCCCCCAGTGCGGCCAGGAGTTCTCGTTCACGCCGAAGCTGCAGCCGGGCGACCTGGTCGGCGGCCAGTACGAGGTGGTCGGCGCGATCGCGCACGGTGGCCTCGGCTGGATCTACCTCGCCAAGGACCGCAACGTCTCCAACCGCTGGGTGGTCCTCAAGGGCTTGCTCAACTCCGGCGACCCCGACGCGCTCGCCGCGGCGATCGCGGAGCAGCAGTTCCTCGCCCAGGTCGAGCACCCGCTGATCGTCGAGATCTACAACTTCGTGACGCACGAGGGTGCCGGCTACATCGTCATGGAGTACGTCGGCGGCAAGTCGCTCAAGCAGATCCTCAAGCAGCGGATGAGCGCCAACAACGGTGCCTACGACGCGCTCCCGGTCGACCAGGCGCTGGCGTTCATCCTCGAGGTGCTGCCCGCCTTCCAGTACCTCCACGACCTCGGGCTGGTCTACTGCGACTTCAAGCCGGACAACCTGATCCAGGTCGGCGACGCGATCAAGCTGATCGACCTCGGCGGCGTACGCCGCATCGACGACCAGGACTCCGCGATCTACGGCACCGTGGGCTACCAGGCGCCCGAGGTCGCCGAGGTCGGCCCGAGCATCGCCAGCGACATCTACACGATCGGTCGCACCCTGGTCGTGCTCTGCATGGAGTTCCGCGGCTACCAGGGGACCTACCTGCACGCCCTGCCGCCGCCGGAGTCGACGCCGCTCTTCGCGCAGCACGACTCGCTCTACCACCTGATCGCCAAGTGCTGCGCCCCCGACCCGGCCGACCGGTTCGCGTCCGCCGACGAGCTGCGGGGCCAGCTGCTCGGCGTGCTCCGCGAGGTGGTCGCGGCCCGCACCTCCGGCACCGCGCTGACCTCGGCCGCCTCCGTGCTCTTCGAGGCGCCCGCCGCGTCGGTGTCGGTGCTGTCCTGGTCCGAGCTGCCGGCCCTGCGCGCCGACACCACCGACGCCCAGCACGCCTGGCTCTCGAGCGTCGGCAGCGACGACCCGGCGCAGCGGCTCAAGGACCTGGCGGCGGCGCCCGAGGCGTCGGCCGAGGTGCTGCTCGCCCGCTCCCACGCCGCGCTCGAGCTCAAGGACCCGGCGGCCGCCCACGCGTACGCCGACGAGCTGCTCGGCCAGGACCCCTGGGACTGGCGCGCCCTGTGGATCGACGGTCTCGCCGCGATGCAGGAGGAGGACTGGGCGGCCGCGCAGTCGGCGTTCAACGCCGTCTACCAGCAGGTGCCGGGCGAGCTGGCCCCCAAGCTCGCGCTGGCCATCGCCTGCGAGAAGGGCGGCCTGCCGGACGTCGCCGAGGGCCTCTACCTCACCTGCGCGGCGACGGACGCGACGTACGTCGCCCCGGCCGCCTTCGGGCTGTCCCGGGTCCGCGCGCGCCGCAAGGACACCGCGGGCGCGGTCGCCGCGCTCGACCAGGTGCCGTCGACGAGCCGCGGCTACCCGGAGAGCCGGCAGCTGCGCGCCGAGGCGCTGCTTGCCGGCGGCGGCAGCGACCTCGCCGTGCTCGACCAGGCGATGCGCAGCATCGAGTCGGTCCCCATGGACGCGACCACCCGCCAGCGCTACACGGTGCGGATCCTCACCCAGGCGCTCGAGGTCGTCACCTCCGGCAACGCGGCCGCGCTCGGCGCCGCCTCCAGCCGGCCGGCGGCGACCGTGGGCAGCCACACCGCCACCGAGGACGGGCTGCGGGACGGTCTCGAGAAGGCCTACCGCGCCCTCGCCCGCGACGCCCCGCTCCGCTCCGACCGGGTGGAGCTCGTCAACCAGGCCAACGCCGTACGGAGCTGGACGCTGACATGA
- a CDS encoding glutamate ABC transporter substrate-binding protein: MKTPRTLRLLISATSLLVLAGCGYSATPVPEAVVPEPATPASSAPCTDTGNPTRSYKPVDGGLPAPGDLPAGSTMAKIKARGHLVAGVSGDSYLLASRNPFTGVVEGFDIDMVNQVAAAIFGTAEGHVQLRVISAADRIPLLQSGEVDIVARNMTINCARWDQIAFSAEYFHSGQKVLVAKGSGIDKVSDLAGKRACAPAGTTSLDNIQELAPDAIPVTAGNHTGCLLKFQNGETDAITGDDTVLAGLAAQDPYAEVLTGEALTDEPYGIGVNSDHVDLVRFINAVLERMRADGSWQASYTKWFKPSLKVDATQPTPVYGR; this comes from the coding sequence CCGAGGCCGTCGTGCCCGAGCCGGCGACCCCGGCCTCGTCTGCGCCCTGCACCGACACCGGCAACCCGACGCGCTCCTACAAGCCTGTTGACGGCGGGCTGCCCGCACCCGGCGACCTCCCGGCCGGCTCCACGATGGCGAAGATCAAGGCCCGCGGTCACCTGGTCGCCGGGGTCTCCGGCGACAGCTACCTGTTGGCGTCGCGCAACCCGTTCACCGGGGTCGTCGAGGGCTTCGACATCGACATGGTCAACCAGGTCGCCGCCGCCATCTTCGGCACCGCGGAGGGTCACGTGCAGCTGCGGGTCATCTCCGCCGCCGACCGGATCCCGCTGCTGCAGTCCGGTGAGGTCGACATCGTCGCGCGCAACATGACCATCAACTGCGCGCGCTGGGACCAGATCGCCTTCTCGGCGGAGTACTTCCACTCCGGCCAGAAGGTCCTGGTGGCGAAGGGCTCCGGCATCGACAAGGTCTCGGACCTGGCCGGCAAGCGCGCCTGCGCACCGGCCGGCACCACGAGCCTCGACAACATCCAGGAGCTCGCGCCCGATGCCATCCCGGTCACCGCGGGCAACCACACCGGCTGCCTGCTGAAGTTCCAGAACGGCGAGACCGACGCCATCACCGGCGACGACACCGTGCTCGCCGGCCTGGCCGCGCAGGACCCGTACGCCGAGGTCCTCACCGGGGAGGCGCTGACCGACGAGCCCTACGGGATCGGCGTGAACTCCGACCACGTCGACCTGGTGCGCTTCATCAACGCGGTCCTCGAGCGGATGCGCGCCGACGGGTCGTGGCAGGCGTCGTACACGAAGTGGTTCAAGCCGTCGCTCAAGGTCGACGCGACCCAGCCGACCCCGGTCTACGGCCGATGA